From a single Populus trichocarpa isolate Nisqually-1 chromosome 17, P.trichocarpa_v4.1, whole genome shotgun sequence genomic region:
- the LOC18106388 gene encoding probably inactive leucine-rich repeat receptor-like protein kinase At5g48380 isoform X1 has translation MPNGNLYDWLHPMEEGQEKAMEWGVRVKVAVGLARGLAWLHQNCHTVKIIHLDISSKCILLDQNFQPKLSNFGEAMLMSSTCASSVNSEFWEMAFVKEDVHGFGVVLLEMITGVDPSNMTGSSNNVLNEWIGHLLSSSDFHGAIDKSLIGQGFDAEIVQLLKVACTCVDPIPDRRPIMLQVYEDIKAIRERCDLVDDSSMLTQPEICPATSEKSVEIEMAEFQ, from the coding sequence ATGCCAAATGGTAACCTTTATGATTGGCTACATCCCATGGAAGAAGGTCAGGAAAAAGCTATGGAATGGGGTGTGAGGGTTAAAGTCGCCGTCGGATTAGCAAGAGGCTTGGCATGGCTTCATCAGAACTGTCATACCGTCAAAATAATCCATCTTGACATTAGCTCAAAATGCATATTACTTGATCAGAACTTTCAGCCCAAGTTATCAAATTTTGGAGAGGCAATGCTCATGAGTTCGACCTGCGCTTCCTCCGTAAATAGTGAGTTTTGGGAGATGGCATTTGTGAAGGAAGATGTGCATGGATTTGGAGTTGTGCTTCTTGAGATGATTACTGGGGTGGATCCTAGCAACATGACTGGTTCCTCAAACAATGTTCTTAATGAATGGATTGGTCATCTTTTGAGCAGTTCGGATTTTCATGGCGCGATAGACAAGTCTCTGATCGGGCAAGGATTTGACGCTGAGATCGTTCAGCTGCTTAAAGTTGCATGTACCTGTGTTGATCCCATTCCAGATCGAAGACCGATAATGCTTCAAGTGTACGAAGACATAAAAGCAATAAGGGAGAGATGTGACCTAGTAGATGATTCATCGATGCTAACGCAACCTGAAATTTGCCCTGCTACTTCAGAAAAATCTGTGGAGATTGAAATGGCAGAATTCCAATGA